In one Mycobacteroides chelonae genomic region, the following are encoded:
- a CDS encoding alpha/beta fold hydrolase: protein MYTITVNGAQLTFDDQGLDNGPAILLLTGWGHDHRAYDELLPYLVPHHRVIRMDWRGHGIDRTPAADFGLTEQVSDVIGLLDALSVQSIVPVAHAHAGWTALEIADRLGTGRVPSLVIIDLIMSAAPAEFLNGIRDFRDPQRWQSSRLDFLRAWLSGSDNEAVNRHIRSEMGGFGFDVWARAGRVIEDAYTTWGSPMSRMEKLAEPRRVHHIFCNPEHTAYDDLHQEFQSRNPWFSYVRLRGTTHFPQLELPAQVAAEITHLLS, encoded by the coding sequence ATGTACACCATCACCGTCAATGGAGCGCAGCTCACCTTCGACGATCAAGGCCTGGACAACGGACCCGCCATCCTGCTGCTCACTGGCTGGGGGCACGACCACCGTGCGTATGACGAGCTACTGCCCTACCTCGTTCCCCACCACCGCGTGATCCGCATGGATTGGCGCGGCCACGGTATCGACCGCACACCCGCAGCCGACTTTGGTCTTACGGAACAGGTTTCAGATGTCATCGGGCTGCTTGATGCCCTGAGCGTGCAGTCGATCGTCCCCGTCGCTCATGCCCATGCCGGGTGGACCGCGCTTGAGATAGCCGACCGTCTCGGGACCGGGCGGGTGCCAAGCCTCGTGATCATTGATCTGATCATGTCAGCGGCTCCTGCTGAATTCCTCAACGGCATAAGAGACTTTCGTGATCCGCAACGCTGGCAATCCAGTCGCCTCGACTTCCTCCGAGCGTGGCTATCCGGCAGCGACAATGAAGCCGTCAACCGGCACATCCGTTCCGAGATGGGCGGTTTCGGGTTCGACGTGTGGGCGCGAGCCGGACGAGTCATCGAAGATGCCTACACCACGTGGGGCTCACCCATGTCGCGAATGGAAAAGCTGGCCGAACCGCGACGCGTTCATCACATCTTCTGCAACCCCGAGCACACTGCCTACGATGATCTTCACCAAGAGTTCCAATCCCGCAATCCGTGGTTCAGCTACGTTCGCCTGCGCGGCACGACCCACTTCCCGCAGCTGGAGTTACCCGCACAAGTCGCAGCGGAGATCACGCATCTGCTCTCGTAA
- a CDS encoding TetR/AcrR family transcriptional regulator, with the protein MDSIVDAALRIVDEEGGEALSMRALARRLDSGTATIYRHFENRTELVAHVVDRVFGEVEFDDQKLAELPWQRACIVTSRALFEAMRRHPNVAALLTEQLPVGPKVFMLRERTLALFVNAGFSPGDAARIYTTVGRYVLGFATQLGVEHRSRGTDPALLMRLVQDLDLANFPMTLAIGNSLAVSIEDDFEFGLGLLVTGLEHLHDK; encoded by the coding sequence ATGGATTCGATCGTCGACGCGGCGCTGCGGATCGTGGATGAAGAGGGCGGCGAGGCGCTGTCGATGCGCGCGCTGGCACGTCGGCTCGATTCCGGGACCGCGACGATCTATCGGCATTTCGAGAACCGCACCGAGCTCGTCGCACATGTCGTCGATCGAGTCTTTGGAGAGGTCGAGTTCGACGACCAGAAACTCGCGGAACTCCCCTGGCAGCGCGCGTGCATCGTCACCTCGCGTGCGTTGTTCGAGGCCATGCGGCGGCATCCGAATGTCGCCGCGTTGCTCACCGAGCAGTTGCCCGTCGGGCCGAAGGTCTTCATGCTCCGCGAACGCACGCTCGCACTGTTTGTGAATGCAGGGTTCTCCCCGGGGGATGCGGCCCGCATCTATACGACTGTGGGCCGATACGTCCTGGGCTTCGCGACTCAGCTAGGAGTGGAACATAGGAGCCGCGGCACCGATCCCGCACTCCTGATGCGTCTCGTGCAGGACCTCGACCTGGCCAACTTCCCGATGACACTCGCCATCGGGAACTCCCTGGCCGTTTCGATTGAGGATGATTTCGAGTTCGGCCTGGGACTGCTCGTCACCGGCCTGGAACATCTTCACGACAAGTAA
- a CDS encoding TetR/AcrR family transcriptional regulator encodes MIYNSIMRSKTGREPTFTEVARRDQIVACAIEVIAQVGYPQTSIRKIAERAGIAMSVVLYHFGSKDGLVEAVIASMYRSGLDAVIPEVDRARTQTDKLAAYIRSSISYFDSHRIQLAALTQLAAGYKPSGGRHLRDMGLTPELTAQLTQLDPSVILRAGQKSGEFSSFPVDSTAIALRGAVNIVVEKILQDPGFDTHGYTEDLVKMFRRVVRRV; translated from the coding sequence CTGATCTATAATTCGATCATGCGATCTAAAACCGGTCGGGAGCCGACGTTCACCGAGGTCGCCCGCCGCGATCAGATCGTCGCGTGCGCCATCGAAGTCATCGCCCAGGTGGGTTATCCGCAGACCTCGATTCGGAAGATCGCCGAGCGTGCCGGAATCGCGATGAGCGTGGTGCTGTACCACTTCGGTTCCAAGGATGGACTCGTCGAGGCGGTGATCGCCTCCATGTACCGGTCCGGACTCGATGCGGTGATCCCCGAGGTTGATCGAGCGCGGACGCAGACTGACAAGCTTGCGGCCTATATCCGTTCCAGTATCAGCTATTTCGACAGCCACCGGATTCAGTTGGCGGCGCTGACACAGCTCGCAGCGGGCTACAAACCCAGCGGCGGCAGACATCTGCGCGATATGGGATTGACACCCGAGCTGACCGCGCAATTGACCCAGCTCGACCCATCAGTCATTCTCCGAGCCGGTCAGAAGTCCGGCGAATTCTCCTCCTTTCCAGTCGATTCCACTGCGATCGCCCTGCGAGGTGCGGTCAATATCGTCGTGGAGAAGATCCTGCAAGACCCCGGATTCGATACACACGGATATACCGAGGATCTCGTGAAGATGTTCCGGCGAGTAGTGCGGAGGGTGTAG
- a CDS encoding methyltransferase family protein, whose product MKAIARVLTLGLVELAVFGLVLFLLAGTFDYWQVWVFLVVFALSTWIPTLYLQQVNPAAHERRKHAGPVAESRTVQKILIGGWYVSLVAMVVFSALDHRFGWSSVPAAICVLGDVLVAVGLGITSLVVIQNSFAASTVQVEADQTVVSTGLYGLVRHPMYTGNVITIVGFPLALGSYWGLVFVLPGVCALIVRIHDEEKLLVTQLDGYREYAQKARYRLLPYVW is encoded by the coding sequence GTGAAAGCCATTGCACGAGTGCTGACATTGGGGCTCGTTGAACTTGCCGTGTTCGGCTTGGTGCTGTTCTTGCTCGCGGGAACGTTCGACTACTGGCAGGTATGGGTCTTTCTCGTGGTGTTTGCCTTATCGACCTGGATACCCACCCTGTATCTGCAGCAGGTCAACCCGGCTGCGCATGAGAGGCGTAAGCACGCGGGACCGGTGGCGGAGTCCCGAACGGTACAAAAGATCCTTATCGGCGGTTGGTATGTGTCGCTGGTGGCGATGGTCGTGTTCAGCGCATTGGACCACCGCTTTGGCTGGTCTTCGGTGCCCGCGGCGATATGCGTACTGGGTGACGTCCTCGTGGCCGTGGGACTGGGTATCACAAGCCTCGTGGTCATTCAGAACAGTTTCGCCGCTTCCACCGTGCAGGTCGAAGCGGATCAGACCGTCGTCTCCACCGGCCTGTACGGGCTGGTGCGCCACCCTATGTACACCGGCAACGTGATCACCATCGTCGGTTTTCCTCTGGCGCTGGGCTCGTACTGGGGGCTGGTCTTTGTTCTACCTGGCGTGTGTGCACTGATCGTACGCATCCACGACGAGGAGAAGTTGCTTGTCACGCAGTTGGACGGGTACCGCGAGTATGCCCAGAAGGCGCGCTATCGCTTACTGCCGTACGTGTGGTGA
- a CDS encoding glycosyltransferase, with product MARILIAAIGSYGDVAPLTGIGVRLRQAGHQVTIAAFDRFSSLITASGLHFRGVAEPDTPAQDADVNVTKGLAEFLAPRGMRSLGAAIISAVQDVTTDILLLSPFSELAGHPLAEAKGIPSIGIRLQPCSATSQFPPATLGAWSAGGAGNRLASRAGAWLVDRLYGGVVAGFRRELDLPKVSASKSRKNRTESKWTVLHGFSTYVVPRPLDWRPGLEVAGYWWPETAPQWRPAPELTDFLAAGDPPVYFGFGSTMTSAADAARLTELVRGAVHQAGVRGIVQTGWAGINADDDDILSVDELPHSWLFPRMAAVVHHCGAGTTAAGLRAGVPTVAVPGLGDQPFWAARLRNLGLSTDTIPQRALTTERLSEAIRAATTDQELKDRVRRAANVVGAEDGAAYTVAAIDRLLG from the coding sequence GTGGCCCGTATCCTCATCGCCGCCATCGGCAGCTACGGTGATGTCGCCCCGCTGACCGGTATCGGTGTCCGCCTACGCCAGGCCGGACACCAGGTGACAATTGCCGCGTTTGATCGCTTCAGCTCCTTGATAACCGCTTCAGGCCTGCATTTTCGTGGCGTTGCCGAGCCGGACACACCGGCCCAGGACGCCGACGTCAACGTCACCAAGGGGCTCGCCGAGTTTCTCGCCCCGCGCGGCATGCGGTCCCTCGGCGCCGCAATAATCAGCGCCGTTCAGGACGTGACGACAGACATCTTGCTGCTGTCGCCCTTCTCTGAATTAGCAGGGCATCCCCTAGCCGAAGCGAAAGGCATTCCCTCCATAGGGATTCGGCTACAGCCCTGTTCTGCCACCTCCCAGTTCCCGCCAGCGACCCTCGGAGCTTGGTCCGCGGGCGGGGCAGGCAATCGTCTGGCATCCCGCGCCGGGGCCTGGCTTGTCGATCGCCTCTATGGCGGGGTGGTAGCCGGCTTCCGGCGAGAGCTTGATCTGCCGAAAGTATCGGCAAGTAAGTCGCGCAAGAACCGTACAGAGTCGAAATGGACTGTTCTGCACGGATTCTCGACATATGTTGTACCGCGCCCGCTGGATTGGCGGCCGGGCCTGGAGGTCGCCGGGTACTGGTGGCCGGAAACCGCTCCACAGTGGCGACCCGCCCCAGAGCTGACCGATTTCCTCGCAGCAGGTGATCCACCGGTGTACTTCGGCTTCGGCAGCACGATGACGTCGGCTGCCGACGCTGCACGCCTAACGGAGCTCGTGCGCGGCGCGGTACATCAGGCGGGTGTGCGGGGAATCGTGCAAACAGGTTGGGCCGGGATCAATGCCGACGATGATGACATCCTGTCAGTGGACGAGCTGCCGCACAGTTGGCTCTTTCCACGCATGGCCGCCGTGGTACACCATTGCGGCGCCGGGACAACCGCTGCCGGTCTGCGTGCCGGAGTGCCCACGGTGGCCGTACCCGGCCTCGGAGATCAACCCTTCTGGGCTGCACGGCTCCGGAATCTGGGGCTCAGCACCGACACCATCCCACAACGCGCCTTGACCACTGAACGACTCTCGGAGGCCATCCGTGCGGCCACTACTGATCAAGAGCTCAAAGATCGGGTCCGCCGGGCGGCGAATGTCGTCGGGGCCGAGGACGGCGCTGCCTACACTGTCGCAGCCATCGACCGACTATTGGGCTGA
- a CDS encoding glucose 1-dehydrogenase, whose product MNGNSALLQGKNVIVTGGARGLGAAFARRIVSEGGQVVVADVLEDDGRRLAAELGGSARFARLDVTDADQWRALVETTLAEFGAVTGLVNNAGISSASLVADERLEHFRKVIEVNLVGVFIGMQAVIPPMRVRGGGSIVNISSAAGLVGLALTSGYGASKWGVRGLSKVAAVELGPERIRVNSVHPGVVYTPMTAQAGFREGEGNMPITAMGRVGTPDEVAGAVTYLLSDAASYVTGAELAVDGGWTAGPTLKTMTGQ is encoded by the coding sequence ATGAATGGCAATTCTGCTCTGCTACAAGGAAAGAACGTCATCGTCACGGGTGGCGCTCGCGGGCTCGGTGCGGCCTTTGCGCGCCGGATAGTGTCGGAGGGCGGCCAAGTCGTTGTGGCCGATGTGCTCGAGGACGATGGACGGCGGCTCGCGGCCGAGCTCGGTGGCTCCGCGCGATTTGCCCGGCTGGACGTAACAGACGCCGACCAGTGGCGCGCGCTGGTCGAAACCACGCTGGCGGAGTTCGGCGCGGTCACCGGATTGGTGAACAACGCCGGTATCTCCAGTGCCTCGTTGGTAGCCGACGAGCGCCTTGAACACTTTCGCAAGGTGATCGAGGTGAACTTGGTCGGTGTTTTCATCGGCATGCAGGCCGTTATCCCGCCGATGCGCGTACGGGGCGGCGGTTCGATCGTGAACATCTCCTCCGCCGCCGGTCTGGTCGGTCTGGCCCTCACCTCTGGCTATGGCGCATCGAAATGGGGTGTGCGTGGACTTTCCAAGGTTGCGGCGGTTGAGTTAGGCCCCGAGCGGATTCGGGTGAACTCAGTGCATCCCGGTGTCGTGTACACCCCCATGACGGCCCAAGCCGGTTTTCGGGAGGGGGAAGGCAATATGCCCATAACCGCCATGGGGCGAGTGGGAACTCCCGACGAGGTGGCCGGTGCGGTGACCTATCTGCTTTCGGACGCGGCGAGCTATGTCACGGGGGCCGAACTTGCCGTGGACGGCGGCTGGACGGCCGGCCCTACCCTGAAGACCATGACGGGTCAGTAG